AAACATTTAATTAAAAAATAAACTGCGTTTTTATTCGCATAGTAACAGCAAACCAACACGTTAAAGACCGCACATGCCCGCTCCCACCCCCTCTTTCTTTAGTTCTGCGCTCATTCAATGGTACCACCGGCACCAGCGGGCCCTGCCCTGGCGCGAAACCCGTGACCCCTACGCTATCTGGCTGTCTGAGATCATCTTACAGCAAACCAGGGTAAAACAAGGCCTGCCGTACTACCTGCGGTTCATGGAACGGTTCCCCACGGTCTCTGACTTAGCAAACGCCCCGCAGGATGAAGTATTGCGCCTCTGGCAAGGTTTGGGCTATTACTCCCGGGCCCGCAACCTGCATTTCACGGCCAAACAGGTGGTAGAAGAATTTGGCGGTCAGTTCCCGGGCACGTACCAAGAGTTATTGAAGCTCAAGGGCGTAGGAAGTTATACTGCGGCGGCCATTGCGTCTTTTGCCTACAGAGAGCCGGTGGCCGTGCTGGACGGCAACGTGTACCGGGTGCTGGCGCGGGTGTTTGGCAAGTATGAGAACATTGCCGCGCCCGCCAGCAAGAAAGTGTTTGAAGAATTAGCCAACTCCCTCATTCCGCAAGACGAGCCTGACACGTTCAACCAGGCCATCATGGAGTTTGGCGCCATCCAGTGCACACCCGTGGCACCAGACTGCTTGTTTTGCCCTTTGCAGCAGACCTGTTTCGCGTTTTTGAATGGCTTGGTGAATGCCCTGCCGCTCAAGGAAAAGGCCAAAAGCAGCCGGCAAAGATTTTTCCAGTACCTGGTCCTGCAGGTGGGCGACCAGGTGTACATGAAAAAGCGCACGCAGAACGATATCTGGATGGGCCTGTATGACTTCTTTCTGGTAGAGTCTGAGGCGCCAGGTTTACCCGCACCTGAAGTAAAATCTCAGCTGGAACAAGCCCTTCAGGAAGCCGTGGCTGCATTTACCCCCGTTGACCAAACCTACAAGCATGTGCTGAGCCACCAAAAAATTATGGCGCAATTTTATCTGGTTTCGTTGCCAAACCGTTTAAGGAAAGAGGTTGAAGAATCAATAGGCCTGAGTCTATATAGTTTAGAAGCCATAGAGGAATTACCCAAAGCGGTCTTGATAAATTCGTTTTTGAAAGACCATTTATTTTAAGTATATTTAAAGTTACAGTTATATATTTTTGCACTTTTTGAACCAACATATGGCAAGCATTAACAAAGTAATTTTAATAGGAAACCTGGGCAAAGACCCAGAGGTGCGTCACTTAGAAGGCGGCGTGGCCGTGGCCCGTTTCCCGTTGGCTACTTCTGAGACGTTCAAAGACAAAAACGGCGAGCGCCAGGAGCGCACCGAGTGGCACAACATTGTGGTTTGGCGCGGTCTAGCCGAGGTAACGGAGAAGTACCTGAAGAAAGGCCAGTCTGTCTACATTGAAGGCAAGATCAGAACCAACAGCTACCAGGACAAAGAAGGCGTGCAACGCTACAGCACAGAGATTGTGGCAGACAACATGACCATGTTGGGCGGCCGCTCTGAAGGCGGTTCTGGTAACGGCAACGGCAGCAGCTATGAGCAAAGCAACAGCAGCGCCAACGCCCCGGCCAGCAGTGCCTCCACTTCTTCTAAAGGAAATACGTCTTCTTTCTCTGCAGAACAGGAGCCCGACGACCTTCCTTTCTAAACCTTATTGTTGAACCAATACCTTCATTTTGGAAAGTATACCATCCTTGGGAGAGCCCTCCAGTTGGGGCTCTCTTCTTCTCTTTTCCCCTGTCAGCTTCTGGTGGGCACCTTGGGCAGGCCCTTTGTCCCTGCTGCTCATCTTTCTGCCGGGCATCTTCTTCCTTACCGCGGCCCTGGCCGCTTTCCTAAGACAGCTTCAGTCTTACACCTCCGTAGATAAAAAATCAGCTGGGTTTAGCACCTCGGCAGAAAAGCTGTTGCAGCACCCTGACCGGGTATTGGGCGCCGGCACGCTTTTGTCTACCACCCTGCACCTGGTACTGGCCATGGTAGCCTACCGCGCGCTGGTACAACTCAGTGTTTCCTTTGCGCAACCATTAGCTGTTATTTGGGGCGGCTTTCTGGGCGCAGCCGTGGTTATGTTCCTGGTCAGAAGCCTGGCCCTGAAGTGGGGCAGACAGCTCCAGGCGACTGGGACCTACCTACCCCTGGCTCCAGTCTTGCGGCTTACCTGCGCACTAGGTACTCCCTTTGTGAAACTGCTACAGCCCCTGCAACAGATTACCGGCCATACGCGCAACGTGCTGGGCACCCCGTCAGCCACTGAAGAAGCTCATAACTCTCTGGACAACTCCCCGGCCGAACCCGCTTCGCCGCAGGAAAAAGGACTTTTAAAAGCCATCATCAACTTCAGTTCCATCACGGTTAGGCAGATTATGCGGGCCCGGGTAGACGTGGTGGGCATTCACAGAAAGATGCCCTATTCCGCCTTGATTAAGCAGATTCATCAGTGGGGCTACTCGCGCATGCCGGTGTACACAGAGGGCTTGGACAAAATTGACGGCGTGCTGTACGTGAAGGATTTGCTGCCGTATTTGGGCGCGCCCTCTGACTTTGTGTGGCAAAACCTCATCAGAACCCCTTACTTTGTACCTGAGACCAAGAAGATAGATGACCTGCTGCGCGATTTCCAGGAACGGCACGTGCACATGGCCATTGTAGTGGATGAATATGGCGAAACCACTGGCCTCCTCACCCTGGAAGATGTGATTGAGGAGATTGTAGGCGAGATTCATGATGAATTAGACGACGAAGAGGACCGCTACTACACGCAATTAGACGAACATACGTTTCTGTTTGAGGGCCGGGCCTCATTGCATGACTTCTGCAAGATCATTGACCCGCCCACTGATCTGTTTAAAGAGGTACGGCACGAGGTAGAATCTGTGGCGGGGCTCATGCTCAGGTTGTTCTCCAGAATTCCGCACACCGGCGAAGAAATTTACCTGGGGCCCTACCAGTTTACCATTGAAGCGGCAGACAGTAAGAAAATTAAAAAAGTACGCGTGCATGAAACAGTGGCGCACTCAGAGAATGAAGAAGAATAAGCTCTTTTCACTAATTGCCGTTTTGGTGGCCATGGCCGGCTTTTCTGCCTGTGAGCCTGAATACACCCCCAAGCCGAAGGGCTACAACCGCATAGACCTTCCGCCAGCCAAATACACCGTGCTCAGCCAGCCGCACCCGTATGTATTTGAACATTCTGTGTATGCCAAGGTCCTCAAAGATTCTTCGCGCATTGCAGAGCCGCACTGGATAGACCTGTATTACCCACAGTTTGACGCCAACATTCAGCTCACGTACAAAGACTTCAACCAGGATCCCAAGAAGTTCAATGAGTTGGTGGAAGATGCCCGTAGGCTCACCAGCCGGCACCAGATCAAGGCCTACGCCATTGAAGAAAGCCAAATTAAAACGCCCACCGGCATCACGGCCAGCGTCTTTGAACTAGAAGGAGAAGTGCCCAGCCAGTTCCAGTTCTACCTCACTGACAGCACCAAGCACTTCTTCCGGGGGGCCTTGTATTTCAGGACCGCCACCGCCAATGACTCTCTGGCTCCGGTCATTGAGTACATCAAGAAAGACGTGGTCCATTTGTTGAACACGCTTCATTGGTCTGACCAGATAAAAAAATAAAGCGCTTCCGTTTTTGGCCTGTTTTCTGTAAAAGAGGCTGAAAACGGGTTTGCGTATAGCCTCTAACTCTTCAGTTAGCCTTGCTAGCCGCGTTATTACGCGAGTATACTCGCGTAATAACGCGGCTATGCGGTTTCCAGTGAAATCACTATCTATAAGAAAAATCACTATATCGTTAGTACAATGCCAATTAATTAGGGCTCTTTGTCGGCATGGAAGAAAATCTTACCTTTCCTGTATACCATGCGCACCACATCACCTCCGCACATAGTACAGATAAGCGTATGTTTACGTTTATCCGGTAGTTATGTACAACTATAAAAAATTGAATGAAAAAATTATTGATACTATTTCTCTTCGTTACTCTCCTAAGTTGCCAGCGAACGGATTCCCAAGATACTGCCGATAAAAAACAAGAAACTGTACAAGCTTCTTCAATAGACCCTGCAAAAGCGGATTCTGAAAAAACCAGCGACACCTTAACTATCGACGGAAAAAGCGTTGTATTTTTTTCAATCTCGCAAACGGAGTACGACAAGATAATACAGGAAGAAGGTGAAGATTCTGGAATCAATGAAATTATCAGCGACTTCGAATACTATTCTTCAGAAGTAACCGACACTCTTAATAAAGCAGGATTCAAAACAATATTGACGACTAGTAAAACCTTTGCAATCGTAAATAAGCAAGGCGACAAAAGGTTTATCAATAGAGACATCAAAGAAGGGAAAGTAGGTATATTACTTTTCGACGGCACGAAAGAACCATTACTTGATTATGGTGTTGGGACGGACATTGATTATCTTTCCATAGTAGACGAATATTTCAAGAAGAAATAGCTGTACATAACACTGTGTAAAAAATATGCGTCGGCTGACGGCCTAGCACACTTTTTACACTAGCCGTTACCAAACCTAGAACACCTCATGCATCCAACTTCCAGGATTCACGGCAATAAGCCAATCCTATGCGCAGTTATCATTATGGCAAAAGCATTCTTACATGAGACTTTCCAGGCGGTATAGCGCATTCCTTCTTTTCCTGCTCCCTACTTTCTGCTATGCCGCTGCCCAGGCAGATACCATCCAGATAAAGAACCACCTCACCACCATCACCAAAACCCCCAAGCCCCGAAACTATCAGAACGTAGACCAGCTCAACCAAACGGCCAACTACCTGATAAGCGTCTTCAGCCAATACACTCCTAGCGTTTCTGTGCAGGAGTACACGGTAGACGGGCAGGTGTACAAGAACGTGATTGCCTCCTTCGGGATGGAGCATACCAAACGCATCATAGTCGGCGCGCATTATGACGTCTGCGGAAACCAGGAAGGCGCAGATGACAATGCCACCGGCGTAGTAGGCTTGCTGGAACTGGCCCGGCTCCTGAAAGGCCAGCAGCTGAACCACCGCATAGACCTGGTGGCCTACACCCTGGAAGAGCCGCCGTATTTCAGGACGGAGCACATGGGCAGTTATGTACACGCCAAGTCCTTGGCAGAGACTAAGGCAGACGTGTTTGGCATGGTGTCGTTGGAGATGATCGGGTA
The nucleotide sequence above comes from Nibribacter ruber. Encoded proteins:
- the gldD gene encoding gliding motility lipoprotein GldD; amino-acid sequence: MKKNKLFSLIAVLVAMAGFSACEPEYTPKPKGYNRIDLPPAKYTVLSQPHPYVFEHSVYAKVLKDSSRIAEPHWIDLYYPQFDANIQLTYKDFNQDPKKFNELVEDARRLTSRHQIKAYAIEESQIKTPTGITASVFELEGEVPSQFQFYLTDSTKHFFRGALYFRTATANDSLAPVIEYIKKDVVHLLNTLHWSDQIKK
- a CDS encoding M28 family peptidase, producing the protein MRLSRRYSAFLLFLLPTFCYAAAQADTIQIKNHLTTITKTPKPRNYQNVDQLNQTANYLISVFSQYTPSVSVQEYTVDGQVYKNVIASFGMEHTKRIIVGAHYDVCGNQEGADDNATGVVGLLELARLLKGQQLNHRIDLVAYTLEEPPYFRTEHMGSYVHAKSLAETKADVFGMVSLEMIGYFKEEKKSQTYPVGILSWFYGNRGNYITLVNKFGAGAFAKSFSREFKASNQIKTKKFTGPPALPGIDFSDHLNYWQFGYSALMLTDTSFYRNKNYHEPTDTLETLDLPKMALVLDGVYQALRQL
- a CDS encoding single-stranded DNA-binding protein produces the protein MASINKVILIGNLGKDPEVRHLEGGVAVARFPLATSETFKDKNGERQERTEWHNIVVWRGLAEVTEKYLKKGQSVYIEGKIRTNSYQDKEGVQRYSTEIVADNMTMLGGRSEGGSGNGNGSSYEQSNSSANAPASSASTSSKGNTSSFSAEQEPDDLPF
- the mutY gene encoding A/G-specific adenine glycosylase, which translates into the protein MPAPTPSFFSSALIQWYHRHQRALPWRETRDPYAIWLSEIILQQTRVKQGLPYYLRFMERFPTVSDLANAPQDEVLRLWQGLGYYSRARNLHFTAKQVVEEFGGQFPGTYQELLKLKGVGSYTAAAIASFAYREPVAVLDGNVYRVLARVFGKYENIAAPASKKVFEELANSLIPQDEPDTFNQAIMEFGAIQCTPVAPDCLFCPLQQTCFAFLNGLVNALPLKEKAKSSRQRFFQYLVLQVGDQVYMKKRTQNDIWMGLYDFFLVESEAPGLPAPEVKSQLEQALQEAVAAFTPVDQTYKHVLSHQKIMAQFYLVSLPNRLRKEVEESIGLSLYSLEAIEELPKAVLINSFLKDHLF
- a CDS encoding transporter associated domain-containing protein, which gives rise to MSLLLIFLPGIFFLTAALAAFLRQLQSYTSVDKKSAGFSTSAEKLLQHPDRVLGAGTLLSTTLHLVLAMVAYRALVQLSVSFAQPLAVIWGGFLGAAVVMFLVRSLALKWGRQLQATGTYLPLAPVLRLTCALGTPFVKLLQPLQQITGHTRNVLGTPSATEEAHNSLDNSPAEPASPQEKGLLKAIINFSSITVRQIMRARVDVVGIHRKMPYSALIKQIHQWGYSRMPVYTEGLDKIDGVLYVKDLLPYLGAPSDFVWQNLIRTPYFVPETKKIDDLLRDFQERHVHMAIVVDEYGETTGLLTLEDVIEEIVGEIHDELDDEEDRYYTQLDEHTFLFEGRASLHDFCKIIDPPTDLFKEVRHEVESVAGLMLRLFSRIPHTGEEIYLGPYQFTIEAADSKKIKKVRVHETVAHSENEEE